The following proteins come from a genomic window of Geomonas sp. RF6:
- a CDS encoding indolepyruvate oxidoreductase subunit beta produces MKQQLVLSGLGGQGILFVTRLLAETAIAKGYPVLTSETHGMAQRGGVVISHLKVGDFASPLVRPGQADALLSLKGETLPLHLHFLKDGGFFSTNAKSVPAVAEGINGVLVDADSLALQLKDPQAVNLIVLGRTVAQPGKLFCTAEDIEDALRERMKGKEAALARALAAFRAGLEA; encoded by the coding sequence ATGAAGCAGCAACTCGTCCTGAGCGGCCTCGGCGGCCAGGGGATTCTCTTTGTCACGCGGCTCCTTGCGGAGACGGCGATCGCCAAGGGGTACCCGGTTCTGACCTCGGAGACGCACGGCATGGCGCAGCGCGGCGGCGTGGTGATCTCACATCTGAAGGTGGGGGACTTCGCCAGCCCGCTGGTGCGCCCGGGGCAGGCCGACGCGCTCCTCTCCCTCAAGGGGGAGACGCTCCCCCTGCACCTGCATTTTCTGAAGGATGGCGGATTCTTCTCAACCAACGCGAAATCGGTCCCGGCCGTTGCCGAAGGTATAAACGGAGTACTTGTCGATGCCGACAGCCTCGCGCTGCAGCTAAAGGACCCGCAGGCGGTCAACCTGATCGTGCTGGGGCGGACCGTGGCGCAGCCGGGAAAGCTTTTTTGCACTGCCGAGGATATCGAGGATGCCCTGAGAGAGAGGATGAAGGGGAAGGAAGCCGCGCTCGCCCGCGCGTTGGCGGCGTTTCGTGCCGGACTCGAAGCGTAA